The Bartonella krasnovii sequence ACCGTCAATTTTAATTCCAACGCCAGGACGTAATTCAACGCGAATTGGGACAAAAACACGCATTAAAGCCCCTTGCTTTTGAGGAAGTTTATAAAACGTAACGCGCAAGGTAATATCATGACGACCTTGTGTATGAATGTTTTGTACAACTTCACACTGCATATTAGGTGTTCCTGGTGGTAGAGCACAAACTTTTGTCCATGCACCATATGTTTGTGGAGCGGGAACATTTTGCACATAGGGCGTTTGTGCAAAAGCATGATTGACCAAACTACTAAAAAGTGTGTGAAGAACAGCACCAATAAAAAAAACTTTTTTGAGTAATTTATAAAGTATCACAGAAAATCCTATTCGATTCAACATATACACAATCATGCATAGATTTGCATAAAAAATG is a genomic window containing:
- a CDS encoding invasion associated locus B family protein, whose amino-acid sequence is MLNRIGFSVILYKLLKKVFFIGAVLHTLFSSLVNHAFAQTPYVQNVPAPQTYGAWTKVCALPPGTPNMQCEVVQNIHTQGRHDITLRVTFYKLPQKQGALMRVFVPIRVELRPGVGIKIDGKNMGRMEYRRCLGDNCVAEAFLKEDILQLFLKGKMATYFVFTTPEQGIGGLVDLHGLGDAYATLPT